A stretch of DNA from Catenulispora acidiphila DSM 44928:
TGCTGGCGCTGGCTCGCCGATTGCTGCCGGTAATGCTGCTAGTGCGCAGGCTGCCACCGTGCCGACTTCTGCTGTTGCCGGCTCGCAGGATGGCGGTGCCGCCTCGGCTTCCGCTGCTTCCCCGTCTTCCGCCGTTGAGCCGACGATAGCCGTGCCGCTTCCGGGTGGGGGTGGGTTGGCTGCTGAGCTGGCGGCGGCTGCTGCTGAGTTGGCTGAGGCGGTGCTTGAGTCCGCTGCGCAGGGTCGGGGTGGGCGTGCTGGTTCTGGGGTTCTGGTGGCGCCGGTCGCGGGTTCGGCGGCTGGGGCTTGGTTGCCTGATCCGGAGCCGACGCCGGCGGAGGTGTTGGTGGCCATTGATGATTTGGCGCGGGCTTATCGGTTGGATCCTCGGAGTGGGCGGATTGTGGGGCGGCCTGCTTCGCCGGTGATGGTGAAGGCTCGGGCTGCGGCTGTGGTGGATGCTTCGCCGAGTTTGGTGCTGACTGATTCGAGTCGTCGGTTGGCTGCGCTGGGTCCGACTGCGCCGCGGGGGGCGGTGGCGGCGGTGCGGGATGTGCTGCCCGACACCGTGGTGACCGCGGTTGCGGTGGCGCGGGATGCGTTGGTTTTCGGTGCCGGGGATGGTCGGGTGCATGTCTGGGACGTCGATACCGAGGAGCTGATCGCCGATCCGGAGGACCAGCATTCCGGTGTGGTGACTGCGGTTGCGGCCATCTGGATGCCCGATATGGACGTGCTGTTCGCGCTCTCCGGTGGTCAGGACGGCACGTTCCGGCTCTGGGCCGTGCCCGCCGACGCCAGCCTGCTGCCGGTGGAGGATCGCGGCGTGCCCGTCACGGCCGTCACCGCCGCGATGACGGAAGTGGGTCCGGTCGCCGCCGTCGCGTGGGCCGACGGCTGCGTGACCGTGTGGGATCTCGGCGAGGCACGGACCGGGCGGCCCATTCCGCTCGGCTGGGCGCCGAAGGCGCTGGCACTCGCGGGTGACGGGCTGCTCGTCGCGGCCGGTGACGATGGGCTCATCGCGATCGACCTGCACCTCGCCGAGTTCTTCGAGGACTGAGAAAGGCGGGGGAAACCCCTAACCCTCGCCCAGCAAAGCCTCCCGCAGTGCCGCGATCTCCTCGTCGCTCACCCCGTGCGCCAGTAAGTACCCCTCGGCGCTGCCGTATCGCGCCCGCACGTGGGCCAGCGAGCCCGAGATCAGGTCCTCGCTGATCGGGTGCTGGAAGGTGATGTCCCCCGGATCGGTCGTGAGCCGCTCGTTCGAGATCAGGTAGTCCGCGACGATCGCCTTCTCCCCGACGCCCAGCACGTCCAGCACCAGCGCCACCAGCACGCCGGTCCGGTCCTTGCCCGCCGTGCAGTGCACCAGTGCCGGCAGCGCGCCGGGCTTGGCCAGGGCGTGGACGGCGTCGGCGAAGGCGTGCCCGCTCTCGTCCAGCCAGGCCAGGTACAGCTCGAAGAACGTTCCGGCGCCCTCGCTGTCCAGGCTCGGTGCGACGTTGACGCGCTCGACCGGCAGGTCGCCGAGCTGGTCCGGCCACGCCACGATCTCGAAGTGCTGGCGCAGGTCCACCACCGTCCGCAGCCCGATCGAGGCCAGCCAGGCGAGGTCGGCGTCGGTCGGGCGGTTCAGGCGCGCGGTGCGCAACAGGCGCAATGGCTGCACCACCGCGCCCGAGTCCGTCGAGATCCCCCCGATGTCGCGTGCGTTCTTGACTCCGGTCAGCGGCACATCGCTCATATCAACGGATCTTATCGACGGCGTCCACTCGCAGCTCCAGCGGTGTGCCGTCAGCCTTTCCGCAGCTCTCCGGACGCGGCACCGGCGCGTACGCGCCCCGGACCGACACCTCGTACGCGCGGCCGTCTTCGTGCTCGACGACCGCCGTCCACGCCGGCTCCGGATCCGGCGCGGTCTGCGTCACCGCGACCACGTCCAGCGCGCTCTCCGCCGCCTCGTCCAGCGCCGACCGCACCGCCAGCTCGGCGACCTGCCCGGCCCGCGACCACGTCGACCGCCCCCGGCACCCCCGCACCGCCATCCGCCCCTGCCGC
This window harbors:
- a CDS encoding tyrosine-protein phosphatase, which codes for MSDVPLTGVKNARDIGGISTDSGAVVQPLRLLRTARLNRPTDADLAWLASIGLRTVVDLRQHFEIVAWPDQLGDLPVERVNVAPSLDSEGAGTFFELYLAWLDESGHAFADAVHALAKPGALPALVHCTAGKDRTGVLVALVLDVLGVGEKAIVADYLISNERLTTDPGDITFQHPISEDLISGSLAHVRARYGSAEGYLLAHGVSDEEIAALREALLGEG